One genomic region from Amaranthus tricolor cultivar Red isolate AtriRed21 chromosome 12, ASM2621246v1, whole genome shotgun sequence encodes:
- the LOC130828714 gene encoding uncharacterized protein LOC130828714 — protein sequence MEAWQDYEAPKEELPAAHKQNSSIQRNMPATKQVEYQSSGQPSLRTMEHPTWCSYERGNPRVVIFGHGILSQDLELARSVLTEPTRAAPRYHTNSEQRTEGQLQTQKEFRHEELQEGPLLRKHLKLLHSYGISTTFNLDDSKKHESNAELRTILFKEGGIDAIIDSPQSKAKEEKHNCIIALAKPIEPIELADFCLKTKEDHFQIGLNNNMEAWQDYEAPKEELPAAHKQNSSIQRNMPATKQVEYQSSG from the exons ATGGAAGCATGGCAAGATTATGAGGCACCAAAAGAAGAGCTCCCAGCAGCACACAAACAAAACAGTAGCATACAAAGAAACATGCCAGCAACAAAACAAGTAGAGTATCAATCTTCTGGACAGCCTTCCTTGCGAACCATGGAACACCCAACTTGGTGCTCGTATGAGCGAGGAAACCCAAGGGTTGTCATCTTTGGACATGGAATATTAAGCCAAGACTTAGAGCTAGCACGGAGTGTCCTCACAGAACCCACAAGAGCAGCGCCAAG GTACCATACAAACAGTGAACAAAGGACTGAAGGGCAGCTACAAACACAAAAGGAATTCAGACATGAGGAGCTGCAGGAAGGGCCTTTGTTAAGGAAGCATTTGAAACTACTGCACAGCTATGGGATCTCAACGACTTTCAACTTGGATGATTCAAAAAAGCATGAGAGCAacgcagaattgaggacaattctgttTAAAGAAGGAGGGATTGATGCAATTATTGATAGCCCACAATCCAAAGCAAAGGAAGAAAAGCATAATTGCATCATTGCACTTGCAAAGCCCATTGAACCTATTGAACTTGCTGATTTTTGCTTGAAGACTAAGGAGGATCATTTTCAAATTGGATTAAACAACAACATGGAAGCATGGCAAGATTATGAGGCACCAAAAGAAGAGCTCCCAGCAGCACACAAACAAAACAGTAGCATACAAAGAAACATGCCAGCAACAAAACAAGTAGAGTATCAATCTTCTGGATAG